The genomic segment AAAGCAGAAGGAGAAGCCAAACAATTACAAGCAGAGGCTATGAATGCAGCAGCCGATCTCAAAGACAAAGCTAAAAACGTTGTTGATGACTTAAAAAATGCAGCTAACAATGCACTCGATAGCGTCAAAAAGAAATTGGATTAGTTAAGAAAATTAGATTATAAATTGATAATCCCCTATTGAGTGCATAGCTGAATGGGGGATTTTGGTAAGTGCGAAGAAACTTATTTTGACAAAATTGCGATCGCTAGAACTAAGTTATTTTATTGTTTTTGGCTATCCCATTGGATTATAATAATTAAAGGTCAACTATCGAGATTATTGATTAAACTAGAATCAATGCGATCGCCTGACTCAAATATTAACTAGACAAGGCTGTAGGGATGGAAAAGTTAGTCATCATCAAAATTGGGGACGGCGACTTTCAACAGGGGTTTCCAGTAACATTATATATTGGGAAACAAGGCGATCACTTTTCCCCTAGTTGGGACGGAAAACTGCCTCCAGAACCCCAACTTCCTGTATTATATAGTGAGTGGCAGTCGGAGTATCCCCGCTATTACAAGTATTTTATAATACAGACAATCAATCAAAAATCTGAAGATTTAATTAACGCATTAAATAATTGGCTCAACTCAGAAACATTTCGCACTATTAAAGACAAGTTACTACACAAGTTGGATGAAAATGATACTGTGCAGATGATTATTCAGACGGAAGATCCGATATTGCGACGACTACCTTGGTGTCAGTGGAATTGGTTTGAGGGTTACACTAAAGCTGAAGTTGCGATTAGTTTACCCAACAATGATCTCCCCTCTCAAGAAGTGCAACCTAAACCCAAAGTCAGGGTATTAGGGATTTTAGGCGAGTGTTCTCATCCTAACACAAGTATTGTGATTGATACTAATCCAGATCAACAGTGTTGGGAGAATTTATCGAATGATGCTGAAATAGTATTTTTAGAAGAACCGACCCGACAAGAATTTAATCAAAAACTTTGGGATAAAAACGGATGGGATATTTTATTTTTTGCGGGACATAGTTGGAGTAACCCCGATGCAACTACCGGAGAAATGAAGCTCACCCATAATAATAATGTAACCATACGCGATTTAAAGTTAGCTCTAAAAAAAGCAATTGAACGGGGGTTACAGTTAGCGATTTTTAACTCCTGTGATGGGTTAGGACTTGCACGGGATTTGGCAGAATTACACATCCCCCAAATAATTGTAATGCGAGAACCTATTCCCGATTTAGTCGCGCAAAAATTTCTGGAATATTTTCTCGAAGCCTTTTCTAGTGGCAAATCTTTATATATTGCGGTGAGGGAAGCACGGGAACAATTACAGGGATTAGAAAACCAATATCCTTGTGCGTCTTGGTTGCCTGTTATTTGTCAAAATCCGACCGTAAAACCTGTTAGTTGGAAAGGATTTAATCAATCCCTTACATCTTTGTTAGTAGGAAAAGATATTTCTCAATCTATTAATAATTTTGATTTAGCTTGGTTTTGTTCTCTTGTAAAAGATAAAAATCTTGATCAGACTATTAGAAAGGCATATCAAAACTCTTTACCTTCCGTTTTAAAATCCGATTTAAAATTGTGGAGCTTGGAAAGCAATAATATTAAACAAATATTACAAATACTTGCAGGATTTAAAAGATTACCTCAGTTTTTGAATCATCTGATTCAAGATGAAAATGTACCCGAAGAAATTCGGAGTAAATTGAGTGATTTAAAAATCGAAGAAATGCTACTTGTTAGCAGTGATAAACTCCTAGAATCCTATTTAATTGTTACCCTTAAACCTGCTGAGGATAATTCTAAAGAATTTTTACTGAATGCTTGGTTAATTATGGATGACTCAGTACCATTAGATAATAACCCCTATCGGTTTTTACCTCTTATTGATGATGAGAATCAAAGACAACCGGAAATTAAATGTAAATCAGATAAAATTCCAGAACATTTAGACAAATTAATCAGAAAATGTGAGGAATATTTAGAAGGGAAAAAATATAACTTAACCATTGAATTTCTCTTACCGATTGATTTAATATGTCAAGAAGTAGATCGCTGGAAAATCAATGATCCATTAGTTAAAGAAATACCTGTAGGATTTAGGTATCCAATCAGATTAAGATCACTAGAACGTCAGGAGTCTGGCTATTTAAAGACTTATCAATCTAATTGGCGCAAAAATTGGGATAAAGTTAGAAATGTTTTAGAGCAAAAACCAACCCCAGAATTATTTGAACATCTTCAAGAAATAGAAAGTTTTAATAATTGGAAAAAATTAAGCCTCAGCTTAAATGAAAAAATAGGACTTAAGTTAACTTGCGCTCCTCCTCAAGCTCAAGCCAAAAGAAAGGATTTGTTTCTAGCAATTTTACAAGCTACAACACCTATAGCAATTTGGACAAGATGCAATCTTAAAAATTGCGATTTAGCAGCAGAAATAGAGAGGATTTTAACCTTAAATACCTTAAGTCGTTTGTGTGAATCTGTTCAGAAAGTTAGGGCGGAAGCTAACGCTGAAGAAAATGAGCAACATTTAGGGTTTCATTTAGCTCTAATGTGGGAAAATCCCTATCGTCTTACACCTGATGTTATGGTACAATTGATGCCACCTGGACAATAATAAGATTTATCCCATTTTTTCATAGATAGTCTGGGCATTATATACCCTTTCAAAAGACTTTTGTATGGCTAACGCTTCTTCGGGTGTACCAAAATCACTCACAGAAATCGGGAAATTTAGAGTTTCTCCATGAGCCACCTTTTTAACTAAATTCGTAATTTCAATCCCAATATGATCATTAAACTGAAAGGTTTGAGAAAACTGCTCATCTTCACTAAAGCTAGTCAACTCACGATCGCCAATTTTTGCCTTTTTTACCGTAAAAGTAAAGGTTTTTTGGCTATCTCCTAATAAAACCACAACTTCTAACCCATCTAGTTTATTTTTAGCTAAGTCAAATCGCTCAATTTTTTTAATCAATAATACTTGTGTCTTCATAATTCTTATAATATGAAATCCCATTATAGATGCTACAGATGATTCCCCCTAACCCCCCTGTAGAGACGTTGCATGCAACGTCTCTACAGGGGGGAATTTGCAGCAAACATTAAGGGATGGAATATAACTTGCCAGTTTCCTCCTGCCAAAAATTAGCCTCCTCGGTGTATAATTCATCAATATA from the Planktothrix sp. FACHB-1365 genome contains:
- a CDS encoding CsbD family protein, with amino-acid sequence MSMEDKIKAAATNVEGKLKAAAGELTGDNQLKAEGEAKQLQAEAMNAAADLKDKAKNVVDDLKNAANNALDSVKKKLD
- a CDS encoding CHAT domain-containing protein, giving the protein MEKLVIIKIGDGDFQQGFPVTLYIGKQGDHFSPSWDGKLPPEPQLPVLYSEWQSEYPRYYKYFIIQTINQKSEDLINALNNWLNSETFRTIKDKLLHKLDENDTVQMIIQTEDPILRRLPWCQWNWFEGYTKAEVAISLPNNDLPSQEVQPKPKVRVLGILGECSHPNTSIVIDTNPDQQCWENLSNDAEIVFLEEPTRQEFNQKLWDKNGWDILFFAGHSWSNPDATTGEMKLTHNNNVTIRDLKLALKKAIERGLQLAIFNSCDGLGLARDLAELHIPQIIVMREPIPDLVAQKFLEYFLEAFSSGKSLYIAVREAREQLQGLENQYPCASWLPVICQNPTVKPVSWKGFNQSLTSLLVGKDISQSINNFDLAWFCSLVKDKNLDQTIRKAYQNSLPSVLKSDLKLWSLESNNIKQILQILAGFKRLPQFLNHLIQDENVPEEIRSKLSDLKIEEMLLVSSDKLLESYLIVTLKPAEDNSKEFLLNAWLIMDDSVPLDNNPYRFLPLIDDENQRQPEIKCKSDKIPEHLDKLIRKCEEYLEGKKYNLTIEFLLPIDLICQEVDRWKINDPLVKEIPVGFRYPIRLRSLERQESGYLKTYQSNWRKNWDKVRNVLEQKPTPELFEHLQEIESFNNWKKLSLSLNEKIGLKLTCAPPQAQAKRKDLFLAILQATTPIAIWTRCNLKNCDLAAEIERILTLNTLSRLCESVQKVRAEANAEENEQHLGFHLALMWENPYRLTPDVMVQLMPPGQ